The following coding sequences lie in one Spirosoma sp. KUDC1026 genomic window:
- a CDS encoding M3 family metallopeptidase: MNQNPFLAPYTTPHQTAPFDKIKNDDYLPAIKDGLEQGRKEVEAIVKNAAKPTFENTIVALEQSGEQLGKVTSVLFNLNSAETSPEIQAIVKEVSPMLSEYGNDITLNEKLFARIKTVYDQREKLKLDPESAMLLEKAYKRFSRNGANLDEKGKERLRAIDKELSQLSLQFGENVLNETNEYTMLVTDEKDLAGLPDYVVEAAKATAKQKGKEGYVFSLQAPSYGPFMQYADNRELRKQLYMAFNGRGFHGDKNDNSAIIDKIVKLRYERANLLGYPTHADFVLEESMAGSRSKVQSFLDELVGYARPAAEKQLGELTTYAKANGFTDDKLQAWDNSYYAEKLKKEKYDLDDETLKPYFKLENVLNGAFTVANKLYGITFKERKDIPVYNAEVKTFDVFDKDGKFLAVFYGDYFPRAGKRSGAWMNDLQGQKVEKGQNVRPHIINVCNFTRPTDTKPSLLTFYEVTTLFHEFGHGLHGMLANGNYESLSGTSVPRDFVELPSQVMENWCYDPEALKLFAKHYQTGEVIPNELIEKIRASQNFLAGLANLRQLRFGMVDMYYHGQKPTGESISDVENKVDSLTNLFPRVEGVAFSPAFSHIFAGGYSAGYYSYKWSEVLDADAFEFFKENGGLTNKTAADSFRKNVLEKGGSERPMELYKKFRGREPSPKAMLRRSGLIL; encoded by the coding sequence ATGAACCAGAATCCTTTCTTAGCGCCGTACACGACACCCCATCAGACGGCCCCTTTTGACAAGATCAAGAATGACGATTACCTGCCTGCCATCAAAGATGGCCTGGAGCAGGGTCGGAAAGAGGTAGAGGCTATTGTTAAGAATGCCGCCAAGCCAACGTTCGAGAATACGATTGTCGCTTTGGAACAGTCGGGTGAACAACTGGGCAAAGTAACATCTGTGCTGTTTAATCTGAACAGCGCCGAAACTTCGCCCGAGATCCAGGCGATCGTGAAGGAAGTATCGCCGATGCTGAGTGAGTACGGCAACGACATTACCCTGAACGAGAAGCTGTTCGCACGCATCAAGACGGTGTATGACCAACGGGAGAAACTGAAGCTTGATCCTGAAAGTGCAATGCTGCTCGAAAAAGCGTACAAACGCTTTTCGCGTAACGGAGCCAACCTGGACGAAAAAGGCAAGGAACGGCTGCGGGCTATCGACAAAGAACTGTCGCAGCTGTCGCTCCAGTTCGGTGAAAACGTCCTGAACGAAACAAACGAGTACACCATGCTCGTGACCGACGAAAAAGACCTGGCCGGTCTGCCCGATTACGTTGTCGAAGCGGCCAAAGCAACGGCGAAACAGAAGGGCAAAGAGGGATACGTCTTTTCCCTACAGGCCCCCAGCTACGGTCCGTTCATGCAATATGCCGACAACCGGGAGTTGCGTAAGCAGCTGTATATGGCTTTCAACGGACGCGGTTTTCACGGCGACAAGAACGACAACTCGGCCATCATCGACAAGATTGTAAAACTGCGGTACGAGCGGGCTAATCTGCTGGGGTATCCGACCCACGCCGATTTTGTGCTGGAAGAAAGCATGGCCGGTTCGCGCAGCAAAGTACAGAGCTTCCTGGATGAACTGGTGGGTTATGCCCGCCCGGCCGCCGAGAAGCAACTGGGTGAACTGACGACGTATGCCAAAGCGAACGGTTTCACCGACGACAAGCTACAGGCCTGGGACAACAGTTACTACGCCGAGAAGCTGAAGAAAGAAAAATATGACCTCGACGACGAAACCCTGAAGCCGTATTTCAAACTTGAAAACGTCCTGAATGGTGCTTTTACGGTAGCGAATAAACTGTATGGCATTACGTTCAAGGAGCGAAAGGACATTCCGGTTTATAACGCTGAGGTGAAAACCTTCGACGTATTTGATAAGGACGGGAAGTTCCTGGCTGTGTTCTACGGCGATTATTTCCCCCGCGCCGGGAAACGGAGCGGTGCCTGGATGAACGATCTGCAGGGGCAGAAAGTCGAAAAGGGTCAGAACGTACGGCCGCATATCATCAACGTCTGTAACTTCACCCGGCCCACGGACACGAAGCCTTCGCTGCTGACCTTCTATGAGGTGACGACGCTCTTCCACGAGTTCGGCCACGGATTGCACGGTATGTTGGCTAACGGTAACTATGAAAGTCTGAGCGGCACGAGCGTGCCCCGCGATTTTGTGGAACTGCCTTCGCAGGTAATGGAAAACTGGTGCTATGATCCTGAAGCACTGAAACTGTTTGCCAAACACTACCAGACTGGCGAAGTGATCCCGAACGAGTTAATCGAGAAGATTCGCGCGAGCCAGAACTTCCTGGCCGGCCTGGCTAATCTGCGTCAGCTGCGGTTTGGTATGGTCGACATGTACTACCACGGCCAGAAACCAACCGGCGAGAGTATCTCGGACGTTGAAAATAAAGTAGACTCCCTGACGAACCTGTTCCCCCGCGTAGAGGGCGTCGCCTTCAGCCCGGCCTTCTCGCACATTTTCGCAGGGGGCTACTCGGCGGGTTACTACAGCTATAAATGGAGTGAAGTGCTGGACGCCGATGCGTTCGAGTTCTTCAAGGAAAACGGTGGTCTGACCAATAAAACGGCCGCCGATAGTTTCCGGAAGAACGTACTCGAAAAAGGCGGCAGCGAGCGTCCGATGGAATTGTATAAAAAATTCCGGGGCCGCGAGCCATCACCGAAAGCAATGCTCCGCCGAAGTGGTCTGATTCTCTAG
- a CDS encoding FG-GAP-like repeat-containing protein has protein sequence MFRRFLSVLLLSASLVWSVAACQFSEKPLFSLLPADETGITFSNRIVDNDSSSILDAEYYYNGGGVALGDFNNDGKTDVFFSGNQVANRLYLNQGDFKFTDISQSAGIGGNGKWCSGVTLVDVNNDGWLDIYVGATLSNNARRRENLLYVNQGAKNGQPPVFREMAKEYGIADDGHTTSAAFFDYDNDGDLDLYVLTDVIDDYPNAYKAKILDGTAPNTDRLYRNDFDAKAGHPVFTNVSKQAGILIEGYGLGLNITDINRDGWKDIYVTNDYLSDDLLYINNRDGTFTDQAAKYFKHTSNTAMGNDVTDINNDGLVDVVALDMMPRDNRRKKMLLGPNDYQTYLNNEEYKHMHQYVRNTLQLNQGNRPSSKADSAHPVFSEISLLADVAETDWSWTPLVADFDHDGYRDLIVTNGFPKDVTDRDFMAFRTESSSVAGRAFTIDQIPEVKISNYAFRNNGSRQPGALTFENVTQNWGVNNPSFSNGAAYGDLDNDGDLDYIVNNINDSAFVYRNNLVESKPEKANYLRVKFVGAAQNRMGLGAFVELDYGPGKQHQVYEHSPYRGYLSTVEPVAHFGLGGATTIDEVRIIWPAHNGEPARQQTLRNVKANQILTADIRNAREPLSRPAQPKTQFTEVTDSLGIAFMHQEPEYIDFNVQKLLPHKFSQYGPAVAVGDVNGDGFDDIFLGGSRTKKGLFLLQTAQGSFTEKDLLPTSPSLPGQTDGKPEEDMGTLLFDADGDGDLDLYVASGSSEGNANTPVFQDRLYINDGKGSFTLAAQALPVNTTSKSCVKAVDFDRDGDLDLFVGGRVEPDHYPKPVSSCILRNDSKPGQPRFTDVTKTVAPELTNIGLICDALWTDPDNDGWPDLLLSGEFMPLTLLKNKAGKLTKTTCGLDAQKGWWNSLVAGDFDRDGDIDYVAGNLGLNARMRASDREPVRVYASDFDNNGFYDVIPTIFIPDENGASREFTFHGREDLIKQMITMRRRFPMFKDFSQASIDKLLTPEERQSALVLEANYMQSAYVENKGDGTFVLHPLPIQAQLAPIFGMVAEDVDRDGKLDVLLVGNDYGGEVLSGRYDALNGLYLKGDGKGGFAAQPLASSGFYVPGNAKGLAQLTDAKGRELVIATQNRGPLCVFRNSNPVPSVRLRPADVSALLTFPDGKKQKVEFTYGSSFMSQSARVLFIDPQVKSIEISDAKGNKRQEIGSDRLVKR, from the coding sequence ATGTTTAGACGCTTTCTCTCTGTCCTTTTACTTTCTGCTTCACTTGTCTGGTCGGTTGCCGCCTGCCAGTTTTCGGAAAAACCCTTATTCAGCCTCTTACCTGCCGACGAAACCGGCATTACCTTCTCTAATCGGATTGTTGACAACGACTCATCCAGCATCCTGGATGCCGAATACTATTACAATGGTGGTGGCGTCGCTCTGGGCGATTTTAACAATGATGGGAAGACCGACGTGTTCTTCTCCGGTAATCAGGTGGCCAACCGGCTCTACCTGAACCAGGGCGATTTTAAATTCACCGACATTAGTCAGTCGGCGGGGATTGGTGGAAATGGCAAGTGGTGCTCAGGCGTTACGCTAGTCGATGTGAACAACGATGGCTGGCTGGACATCTATGTGGGCGCTACGTTAAGCAACAATGCCCGGCGCCGGGAAAATCTACTGTATGTCAACCAGGGGGCTAAAAACGGCCAGCCACCCGTTTTTCGGGAGATGGCAAAGGAATACGGGATTGCCGACGATGGACACACGACCAGTGCGGCCTTCTTTGACTATGACAATGACGGTGACCTTGATCTATATGTGTTAACGGACGTCATCGACGACTACCCGAACGCCTATAAGGCCAAGATCCTGGATGGCACCGCTCCCAACACCGACCGCCTGTATCGCAACGACTTCGACGCTAAAGCTGGCCACCCGGTTTTCACGAACGTATCGAAGCAAGCGGGTATTCTGATTGAAGGGTATGGGCTGGGGTTAAATATCACCGACATCAACCGCGACGGCTGGAAGGACATCTACGTGACCAACGACTATCTGTCCGACGATTTGCTGTATATCAACAATCGCGACGGTACGTTCACCGACCAGGCTGCCAAGTATTTCAAGCATACCAGCAACACCGCTATGGGCAACGACGTCACCGACATCAACAACGATGGACTGGTTGACGTAGTGGCACTGGACATGATGCCCCGCGACAACCGACGCAAGAAAATGCTGCTCGGGCCGAACGACTACCAGACGTACCTCAACAACGAGGAATACAAACATATGCACCAGTACGTCCGGAATACACTGCAGTTGAACCAGGGTAACCGCCCGTCCTCGAAAGCCGATTCGGCTCATCCCGTTTTCAGTGAGATCAGTCTGTTGGCTGACGTTGCCGAAACGGACTGGAGCTGGACTCCACTGGTAGCCGATTTTGATCACGATGGGTACCGCGACCTGATTGTAACCAATGGCTTCCCGAAAGATGTAACCGACCGCGATTTTATGGCCTTCCGGACCGAGAGTTCGAGCGTTGCCGGACGGGCCTTCACCATCGATCAGATCCCTGAGGTCAAAATCAGCAATTACGCGTTCCGCAATAACGGCAGCCGTCAGCCCGGTGCCCTGACGTTCGAGAATGTCACGCAGAACTGGGGAGTCAACAATCCGTCCTTTTCGAACGGCGCGGCTTACGGCGATCTGGACAACGACGGCGACCTGGACTATATCGTCAACAACATCAACGATTCGGCCTTTGTCTACCGAAATAACCTGGTTGAAAGCAAGCCCGAAAAAGCGAATTACCTGCGGGTGAAATTCGTCGGAGCAGCGCAGAACCGGATGGGACTGGGTGCTTTTGTCGAACTGGACTATGGCCCGGGCAAGCAGCATCAGGTGTACGAACATAGCCCCTACCGGGGGTATCTGTCAACGGTTGAGCCTGTTGCGCATTTTGGTCTGGGCGGGGCTACGACCATTGACGAGGTACGTATCATCTGGCCTGCGCACAACGGTGAGCCTGCTCGTCAGCAGACGCTCCGCAACGTAAAAGCCAATCAGATTCTGACTGCTGATATCCGTAACGCCCGCGAACCGCTGAGTCGTCCGGCCCAGCCCAAGACTCAGTTCACGGAAGTGACCGACTCGCTGGGGATTGCCTTTATGCACCAGGAACCCGAGTACATTGACTTCAACGTACAGAAACTGCTCCCGCACAAGTTTTCGCAGTACGGCCCGGCGGTAGCGGTGGGAGATGTCAACGGCGATGGGTTCGACGATATTTTTCTGGGTGGCTCCCGGACCAAGAAAGGGCTTTTTCTGTTACAGACGGCCCAGGGATCGTTCACCGAAAAAGATCTGCTACCCACATCTCCATCCCTTCCGGGTCAGACCGACGGTAAGCCGGAAGAGGACATGGGAACGCTACTGTTCGACGCAGACGGCGATGGTGACCTGGATCTCTACGTGGCCAGCGGCAGCAGCGAAGGCAATGCCAATACGCCTGTTTTTCAGGATCGACTCTACATCAACGATGGTAAGGGCAGCTTTACGCTGGCAGCGCAGGCTTTGCCGGTAAATACAACCAGTAAATCCTGCGTAAAAGCGGTGGATTTTGACCGCGATGGTGATCTGGATCTATTTGTTGGCGGCCGGGTTGAACCCGATCATTATCCAAAACCCGTATCGAGCTGCATCCTGCGGAACGATTCCAAACCAGGCCAGCCCCGTTTCACGGACGTAACGAAAACTGTAGCCCCCGAGCTGACAAACATCGGTCTGATCTGCGACGCGCTCTGGACTGACCCCGACAACGATGGCTGGCCCGATCTCCTCCTCTCGGGCGAGTTCATGCCGCTGACGCTGCTGAAGAACAAAGCGGGAAAACTCACGAAAACTACCTGTGGGCTGGATGCGCAAAAAGGCTGGTGGAATTCCCTTGTAGCCGGTGATTTTGACCGCGATGGCGACATTGACTACGTAGCGGGTAACCTGGGACTGAACGCCCGGATGCGCGCCAGCGACCGGGAGCCAGTGCGGGTTTACGCCAGCGATTTTGACAATAACGGATTCTACGACGTGATTCCGACAATTTTTATTCCCGATGAGAACGGGGCCAGCCGGGAGTTTACTTTCCACGGGCGTGAGGATCTGATCAAACAAATGATCACCATGCGTCGCCGGTTCCCGATGTTCAAGGACTTTTCTCAGGCCAGCATCGACAAGCTTTTGACGCCCGAAGAACGGCAAAGCGCGCTGGTGCTGGAAGCCAACTACATGCAGTCGGCCTACGTAGAGAACAAGGGCGATGGGACGTTCGTACTACATCCCCTACCCATCCAGGCGCAGCTGGCCCCAATTTTCGGGATGGTTGCCGAAGACGTTGACCGCGACGGAAAGCTGGATGTTTTGCTGGTGGGGAACGACTACGGCGGGGAAGTCCTGTCGGGGCGCTACGATGCCCTCAACGGCCTTTATCTGAAGGGCGACGGAAAAGGTGGTTTCGCGGCTCAGCCGCTTGCCAGCAGCGGGTTTTACGTACCGGGCAACGCCAAAGGGCTGGCCCAACTCACCGACGCCAAAGGGCGCGAGTTAGTCATTGCGACGCAGAACCGGGGGCCGCTCTGCGTCTTTCGCAACAGCAATCCGGTGCCCAGCGTGCGCCTGCGCCCAGCCGACGTATCGGCGCTGCTGACCTTCCCTGATGGTAAGAAACAGAAAGTAGAATTTACGTACGGCAGTTCATTTATGTCCCAGTCGGCCCGGGTCCTGTTCATTGATCCGCAGGTAAAATCAATCGAGATCAGCGACGCGAAAGGAAATAAACGTCAGGAGATTGGCTCTGATAGGCTGGTCAAACGCTAA
- a CDS encoding SusC/RagA family TonB-linked outer membrane protein — MNTKLYQTLQSVVLGVFLLLLSMNAMAQDRRITGRVTNADGPVPGANVVLKGTTTGVATDAEGNFALSIRGTNPVLVISAIGSKTQEVAVGNQTTLSIVLQDDATALQEVVVTGYTTDNKRETTGAVATVKAQDLKVVPSANVETQLQGRVAGVTVIASGQPGANNTVRVRGFGAFGGNQPLYVVDGVPTQSTQFLNPDDVESTTILKDASSASIYGARAANGVIVITTKKGQRKAQKLSISYDGLYGFTDPGTAPAVLNPQQQADWTWAAVRNRQTSLGQPVSYTGIASGQYGSGNTPVLPDYINVGGRSGVIGTVDLNAERANYNVDPNRGAIYQVVRANKQGTDWYGAIVRNAPLLRQTLGFSGGTESSRYFVSLGQQKQAGILKYNDYQRYDIRANSEFDIIKNLRFGENFQMTYINNSGQIGGGTNGQQLAQEESVILSAFRMAPIIPIYDEFGGYAGTAAKGFNNPANPVAARDGVRNNRSFNVSAFGNVYLEYDPIPALTLRSSLGGGYSNYYYKNFNRRSYENAENNGAFSLNEGAGYNFNWVFTNTAQYKTRIGNDHSLDVLAGIEALNDGAGRNISGTGQNPFTTDPNYVSFNTTSGSGRVLNGDLYNGVNFYSIFGRANYILMDKYILTGVIRRDGSSRFGSANRYGVFPAFSAAWRISGEEFMKNVPFITDLKIRGGYGIMGNSNNVDPNNQFSLYQSNVANGYDIAGSNSSTAAAFFRNRIGNPNAKWESSVTTNVGVDGTFLNGKLDLVLDIWRKDTRDLLFQAPIPGVVGSRASAPSVNVGSMRNQGIDLQITTRGRTSASGLGYEVSVNGSFLKNEIQGLAPGVDYFDVGLPTNRIGGLPTRLQAGQPLGSFFGYKVVGLWQSQEEVNRANAGATGGTYQIGAGAGRFRYADTNGDGIVNEADRTFIGSPVPKFTGGINLRLDYKGFDFLVYAYTSLGNNLLNYSKWFTDFYPSFPGAAVSTRVLNSWTPTNTNTNQPIFEDVSNISTNGAINSWYVENGSFLRLQNITLGYTLPTGLLDRIGLKRVRVSIAANNILTLTKYSGLDPGVGAANDQLLGIDVGNYPITPSFNAGLSVGL; from the coding sequence ATGAACACTAAACTCTACCAGACCTTACAGTCTGTAGTACTGGGTGTCTTTCTGCTCTTACTGAGTATGAATGCGATGGCCCAGGACCGCCGGATTACCGGACGTGTTACCAATGCTGACGGCCCCGTTCCCGGCGCCAACGTTGTCCTGAAAGGCACGACGACCGGGGTAGCTACGGATGCCGAAGGTAATTTTGCCCTGAGCATTCGGGGCACAAATCCAGTGCTGGTTATATCGGCCATTGGTTCAAAAACGCAGGAGGTAGCCGTCGGCAACCAGACAACGCTCAGCATTGTGTTGCAGGATGACGCAACGGCGCTGCAGGAAGTTGTCGTAACAGGTTATACCACCGATAACAAGCGCGAAACCACTGGTGCTGTAGCCACTGTAAAAGCCCAGGATCTTAAAGTTGTTCCATCGGCTAACGTTGAAACGCAGTTGCAGGGCCGGGTTGCCGGGGTAACGGTTATTGCCAGCGGTCAGCCAGGGGCTAACAACACCGTTCGGGTACGTGGTTTTGGTGCCTTTGGGGGTAACCAGCCACTCTACGTAGTAGATGGGGTGCCTACGCAAAGCACGCAGTTTCTGAATCCAGACGATGTTGAGTCGACCACGATCCTGAAAGATGCTTCATCGGCATCGATTTATGGTGCGCGTGCTGCTAACGGTGTGATTGTCATCACCACGAAAAAAGGTCAGCGGAAAGCACAGAAACTGAGCATCTCGTACGATGGTCTGTACGGCTTCACCGATCCAGGTACAGCCCCCGCCGTGTTGAATCCTCAGCAGCAAGCTGATTGGACCTGGGCTGCGGTACGTAATCGTCAAACATCACTTGGGCAACCAGTTAGCTATACAGGTATTGCCAGCGGTCAATATGGTTCGGGTAATACACCAGTGTTGCCAGATTATATCAACGTAGGCGGCCGGTCGGGCGTTATCGGTACAGTTGACCTGAATGCAGAACGGGCTAATTACAACGTTGACCCAAACCGCGGAGCTATCTACCAAGTTGTTCGGGCGAATAAGCAGGGGACTGATTGGTATGGTGCTATCGTTCGTAATGCTCCCTTACTGCGGCAGACGCTGGGTTTCTCGGGCGGTACGGAAAGCAGCCGTTACTTTGTGAGCTTAGGTCAGCAGAAGCAGGCGGGTATTCTGAAATATAATGATTACCAGCGCTATGACATCCGGGCTAACTCGGAGTTCGACATCATCAAGAACCTTCGTTTTGGCGAGAACTTCCAGATGACGTACATCAACAACTCGGGTCAAATTGGTGGAGGTACTAACGGTCAGCAACTGGCTCAGGAAGAAAGCGTTATTCTGTCAGCGTTCCGGATGGCACCGATCATTCCTATCTATGATGAGTTTGGTGGTTACGCGGGTACGGCCGCTAAAGGGTTCAACAACCCAGCTAACCCGGTAGCAGCTCGTGATGGTGTCCGGAATAACCGGAGCTTCAACGTAAGCGCCTTTGGTAACGTATATCTGGAATACGATCCGATTCCAGCCCTGACCCTGCGTAGTAGCTTGGGTGGTGGTTACAGTAATTACTACTACAAAAACTTCAACCGGCGTAGCTATGAGAATGCTGAAAACAACGGGGCTTTCTCGCTGAACGAAGGTGCTGGCTACAACTTCAACTGGGTATTTACGAACACGGCTCAGTATAAAACCCGCATCGGTAATGACCATAGCCTGGACGTACTGGCGGGTATTGAAGCCCTGAACGATGGCGCGGGCCGGAACATCAGCGGTACGGGTCAGAACCCATTCACGACAGACCCTAACTACGTATCGTTTAACACGACGTCGGGTAGCGGCCGAGTATTGAACGGTGATCTGTACAACGGGGTTAATTTCTATTCGATCTTTGGTCGGGCTAACTATATCCTGATGGATAAGTATATCCTGACGGGCGTTATTCGTCGCGATGGTTCGTCCCGCTTTGGTTCGGCTAACCGTTACGGCGTATTCCCGGCTTTCTCGGCAGCTTGGCGAATTTCGGGTGAAGAGTTTATGAAAAACGTACCGTTCATCACCGATCTTAAAATTCGGGGTGGTTATGGTATTATGGGTAACTCGAACAACGTTGATCCAAACAACCAATTCAGCCTGTATCAATCGAACGTAGCAAACGGCTATGACATCGCAGGTTCGAATAGTTCAACAGCAGCAGCTTTCTTCCGGAACCGGATCGGTAACCCGAACGCAAAATGGGAAAGTAGCGTAACCACGAACGTAGGTGTTGATGGTACGTTCCTGAACGGTAAACTGGATCTGGTATTGGACATCTGGCGGAAAGATACCCGCGACCTGCTGTTCCAGGCTCCAATTCCAGGTGTTGTTGGTTCGCGTGCTAGCGCGCCTTCAGTCAACGTAGGTAGCATGCGTAACCAGGGTATCGATCTGCAGATTACGACACGTGGACGTACCAGCGCGTCGGGTCTTGGTTACGAAGTAAGCGTAAACGGAAGCTTCCTGAAGAACGAAATTCAGGGGTTGGCTCCGGGTGTTGATTATTTCGACGTAGGTTTGCCAACCAACCGGATTGGTGGTCTGCCAACGCGTCTGCAGGCTGGTCAGCCACTGGGCTCATTCTTCGGCTACAAAGTAGTTGGTCTGTGGCAGTCGCAGGAAGAAGTAAACCGGGCCAATGCTGGTGCAACCGGCGGTACGTACCAAATTGGTGCTGGTGCTGGTCGCTTCCGGTATGCTGATACCAACGGCGACGGTATTGTTAACGAAGCTGACCGTACCTTCATCGGTAGCCCTGTTCCTAAATTCACGGGCGGTATTAACCTGCGGCTGGACTACAAAGGTTTCGACTTCCTGGTGTATGCCTACACCTCGCTGGGTAACAACCTGCTCAACTACTCGAAGTGGTTCACGGACTTCTATCCATCGTTCCCTGGTGCCGCCGTTAGCACACGGGTTCTAAACTCTTGGACGCCAACGAACACAAACACCAACCAGCCAATTTTCGAAGACGTATCGAACATCAGCACCAACGGCGCCATCAACTCGTGGTATGTTGAAAACGGTTCGTTCCTGCGTCTGCAGAACATCACGCTGGGTTACACCCTGCCAACTGGTCTGCTGGATCGCATAGGTCTGAAACGGGTTCGCGTATCGATTGCAGCGAACAACATCCTAACACTCACCAAATACAGTGGTCTGGATCCAGGTGTAGGTGCGGCTAATGACCAACTGTTGGGTATTGACGTAGGTAACTACCCAATCACACCCAGTTTCAATGCTGGCCTCAGCGTAGGACTTTAA
- a CDS encoding DUF4494 domain-containing protein, giving the protein MPNWFLGKIRYQQPIDDSNVGTRNEEFIKQKTVTEAYLVDAVSYTEAEARLYQEIAANTPDFEITNISRMQLADVFFNEEDGGETARLTVWYKVKAMYILEDEKTGKQKKTPSNMLINAQNPKQAYERVEYSLKTSLDPFEITDVNTTKILDVFPFNGEEQRNLRPLTEVTAEAEQAEA; this is encoded by the coding sequence ATGCCAAACTGGTTCCTCGGTAAAATTCGCTATCAGCAGCCCATTGACGACTCGAATGTCGGCACGCGGAACGAAGAGTTTATCAAACAGAAAACCGTTACGGAAGCGTATCTGGTTGATGCCGTTTCCTATACCGAGGCTGAAGCCCGGCTGTATCAGGAGATTGCGGCCAATACACCCGATTTTGAAATCACTAACATCAGCCGGATGCAGCTCGCCGATGTATTCTTCAACGAAGAAGACGGGGGCGAAACAGCGCGGCTGACCGTCTGGTATAAGGTGAAAGCCATGTATATTTTGGAAGATGAGAAAACGGGCAAACAAAAGAAAACGCCCAGCAACATGCTTATCAACGCCCAGAACCCCAAACAGGCTTACGAACGGGTGGAATACAGCCTGAAAACTTCGCTGGACCCTTTTGAAATCACTGATGTGAATACCACCAAAATTCTGGATGTGTTTCCCTTCAACGGCGAAGAGCAGCGTAATCTGAGGCCGCTGACCGAGGTGACTGCGGAGGCAGAACAGGCCGAAGCATAA